The Microscilla marina ATCC 23134 genome window below encodes:
- the cas4 gene encoding CRISPR-associated protein Cas4: MQITPTHLNYYHICHRKLWLFAAGITMEHTSDTVYEGKLIGEAAYPQRPVRYTELDLGIAKIDFYDPHRRIVHEVKKSDKMEEAHIAQVKYYLYLLYQQGITDAKGLLEYPKLRKIQEVLLTSIDLVEIPEQLAAIEQLIAQTKCPARLKKSFCRRCSYFEFCYAEEVTEEDL; the protein is encoded by the coding sequence ATGCAAATCACGCCTACTCACCTCAATTATTATCATATATGCCACCGCAAGCTATGGTTGTTTGCGGCGGGCATTACCATGGAGCATACTTCTGACACGGTTTATGAAGGTAAACTCATTGGCGAAGCTGCTTACCCCCAACGCCCCGTGCGTTATACGGAGCTGGATTTGGGCATTGCTAAAATTGATTTTTATGATCCTCATCGGCGTATTGTCCACGAAGTAAAGAAATCGGACAAGATGGAGGAAGCCCACATTGCTCAAGTAAAGTATTACCTTTATTTGTTGTATCAACAAGGAATCACTGATGCAAAAGGGCTGTTGGAATACCCCAAACTGCGCAAAATCCAAGAGGTACTACTCACCAGTATTGATTTAGTAGAAATACCTGAGCAACTGGCAGCCATTGAACAGTTGATTGCCCAGACCAAATGCCCTGCCCGGCTCAAGAAGTCGTTTTGCCGTAGATGTAGTTATTTTGAGTTTTGTTATGCCGAAGAAGTAACAGAAGAAGACCTTTAA
- a CDS encoding CRISPR-associated helicase/endonuclease Cas3, translated as MDILAKSTPPLTLKQHIDDCLGIHKYLPTLFPAIDKLPGFERFWEVLWLAIVFHDLGKAHQEFQKLLRDKKNEWNRQRHELFSVPFIKAFDIDEAIQEVLMLVVAGHHKNFQVLLTDFIEKTYGADEFSFDDDRETFHEVFYAYVDQPKVKELLHSYAVKITTIQAIDIEGFVRRYKKRPWVSSHPNYWFLLLLFGALKHCDHLGSARVAHLPKLENYDFEFLRHLRIRLQLGGKDFYTHQKLCSRVKGHLILTAPTGSGKTESALLWLKNQLAHTGQGRAFYILPFTASINAMYERLSKDMDTEATKKVGMLHGKLSAYLSHYFEEHQYTTSERKEKIRELREKFKHILTPIKVVTPFQLLKHLFGLRGFEQGVFEWVGSYLIFDEIHAYSPQVAAQIKVLLEFMTQHLHSQVMIMTATLPRFLKQELRQVLGNPQEIEADAALYQSFRRHQVVLQEGLLADNYPLIEGELNAGKKVLVVCNTVKQAQETYQYFAEHSATKILLHGAFNGADRNQKEQRLLKGENTQDASPVVQLLIGTQAIEVSLDIDYDVIYSEPAPIDALIQRFGRVNRQQKKGICRCVVFKQSNKADTYIYNKQVVDKTLEIFERNAVNNQGVINENQLQDFIDEVYPAWDEAGQKEFDKTYGYLKQSLKTLSPLVHSKTKEEEFYRQFDGIKVLPQAQRAQFEEYLKDFDFINAENLKVQVREGKFKGWLDNHLVRTNHFTMSKQGDKDGYIQIDYFETRKKYDPALGLLNDEEITWIDDNQL; from the coding sequence ATGGATATACTGGCAAAATCAACCCCACCGCTTACGCTAAAACAACATATAGATGATTGCTTGGGCATACATAAATACTTGCCCACATTGTTTCCTGCTATAGACAAACTGCCTGGTTTTGAACGATTTTGGGAGGTGTTGTGGCTTGCCATTGTTTTTCATGATTTGGGCAAGGCACACCAGGAGTTTCAAAAACTACTGAGGGATAAAAAGAATGAGTGGAACCGCCAAAGGCATGAATTGTTTTCGGTGCCTTTTATCAAGGCTTTTGATATAGATGAGGCCATTCAGGAGGTGCTGATGTTAGTGGTGGCAGGGCATCACAAAAACTTTCAGGTGCTTTTGACTGATTTTATAGAAAAAACTTATGGGGCAGATGAGTTTTCTTTTGATGATGATAGAGAGACTTTTCATGAAGTTTTTTACGCCTATGTAGATCAACCGAAGGTAAAGGAGTTGTTACATTCTTATGCGGTAAAAATAACAACTATTCAGGCAATTGATATTGAAGGTTTTGTGAGAAGGTATAAAAAACGACCTTGGGTATCAAGCCATCCCAATTACTGGTTTTTGTTGCTGTTGTTTGGTGCCCTGAAACATTGCGATCATTTGGGTTCGGCAAGGGTTGCTCATTTGCCTAAATTAGAAAACTATGACTTTGAGTTTTTGCGTCATTTGCGCATCAGGTTGCAATTGGGGGGCAAGGACTTTTATACCCACCAAAAACTATGTAGCAGGGTAAAGGGACATTTGATTTTAACTGCGCCTACGGGTTCGGGCAAAACAGAAAGCGCTTTGCTTTGGCTCAAAAACCAATTGGCACACACTGGGCAAGGCAGGGCTTTTTATATCTTACCTTTTACTGCGTCTATCAATGCCATGTATGAGCGACTTAGCAAAGATATGGACACCGAAGCAACCAAAAAGGTGGGCATGCTGCACGGTAAATTGAGTGCTTATTTGAGTCATTATTTTGAGGAACACCAATATACTACCAGCGAACGGAAAGAAAAGATAAGAGAGTTAAGGGAAAAGTTTAAGCATATACTGACTCCCATAAAAGTGGTGACTCCTTTCCAATTGCTGAAGCATTTGTTTGGCTTGCGGGGCTTCGAACAAGGGGTGTTTGAATGGGTAGGCAGCTATTTGATTTTTGACGAGATACACGCCTATAGCCCCCAGGTAGCGGCTCAGATCAAGGTATTGCTGGAGTTTATGACCCAGCATTTGCATAGCCAGGTGATGATTATGACGGCTACTTTGCCACGCTTTCTCAAGCAAGAATTGAGGCAAGTCTTGGGCAACCCGCAAGAGATAGAAGCAGATGCGGCTTTGTACCAAAGTTTTAGAAGACACCAAGTGGTGCTCCAAGAAGGCTTATTAGCAGATAACTACCCCTTGATTGAAGGAGAACTCAACGCTGGCAAAAAGGTATTGGTGGTATGCAACACCGTCAAACAAGCCCAGGAGACTTATCAATACTTTGCTGAACACAGCGCCACCAAAATACTGTTGCATGGGGCTTTTAATGGGGCAGACCGCAACCAAAAAGAACAGCGGTTGCTCAAGGGGGAGAATACGCAAGATGCCAGCCCTGTAGTACAACTGTTGATAGGTACTCAGGCTATAGAAGTGAGCTTAGATATTGACTATGATGTAATTTATAGCGAACCTGCTCCTATAGACGCCCTTATTCAACGATTTGGCAGGGTAAACCGCCAACAAAAAAAAGGGATTTGCCGCTGTGTGGTATTTAAGCAAAGTAACAAGGCAGATACTTACATTTATAACAAGCAAGTGGTAGACAAAACTCTGGAGATTTTTGAAAGAAACGCGGTAAACAATCAAGGGGTGATCAACGAAAATCAATTGCAGGATTTTATAGACGAGGTATACCCTGCCTGGGACGAGGCTGGACAAAAGGAGTTTGATAAGACTTATGGGTATTTGAAGCAATCATTGAAGACACTTTCGCCGTTGGTGCATTCTAAAACTAAAGAAGAGGAATTCTATAGACAGTTTGACGGGATAAAGGTATTGCCGCAAGCGCAACGCGCCCAGTTTGAGGAGTATTTGAAGGATTTTGATTTTATCAATGCCGAAAATCTCAAGGTGCAGGTGCGAGAGGGTAAATTTAAGGGGTGGCTTGATAATCACTTGGTGCGTACCAATCATTTTACGATGAGCAAACAGGGCGACAAGGATGGATATATACAAATCGACTATTTTGAAACCCGCAAAAAATATGACCCTGCCCTGGGTTTGTTAAACGATGAAGAGATTACCTGGATAGACGATAATCAACTTTAA
- the cas5b gene encoding type I-B CRISPR-associated protein Cas5b encodes MRVFKIDITSWTASFRYPNLISGFQPTLEVPPVSTVLGLINAAAGHYVAHSTLKLGYYFEYQSKAVDLETIYQIGAHKGMPSNHAKSNIIRREFLFEAFLRLYVTSQEVADYFRSPVYPIVLGRMNDLASIAGGVRECSLVPRDHADQLRGQVVPFSKHQLPGQIQALPKYFTDSFPRNNLGVEPYSVIGHGQGVSARLEAFRDEEKEVDVYFHDLSF; translated from the coding sequence ATGAGGGTTTTCAAAATAGATATTACGAGCTGGACGGCTAGTTTTCGTTACCCCAACCTTATCAGTGGTTTTCAGCCTACGCTGGAGGTGCCTCCAGTAAGTACCGTGTTGGGGCTCATCAATGCTGCTGCGGGGCACTATGTGGCACATAGTACGCTAAAATTGGGGTATTATTTTGAGTACCAAAGCAAAGCGGTTGACCTGGAAACGATTTACCAAATTGGGGCACACAAGGGGATGCCAAGCAACCATGCCAAATCTAACATTATTCGGAGGGAGTTTTTGTTTGAGGCATTTTTACGCTTGTATGTGACCAGCCAAGAAGTGGCCGATTACTTTCGTTCGCCTGTGTATCCCATTGTATTGGGCAGGATGAATGACTTGGCTAGTATAGCAGGGGGGGTTCGTGAGTGTAGCTTGGTACCCAGAGATCATGCCGACCAACTCAGGGGGCAAGTAGTGCCTTTTAGTAAGCATCAATTACCAGGGCAAATACAAGCTTTGCCTAAATACTTTACTGACTCTTTTCCGCGAAACAATTTAGGGGTAGAGCCTTACTCGGTGATTGGACATGGGCAAGGGGTAAGTGCTCGCCTGGAGGCGTTTAGGGATGAGGAGAAAGAGGTAGATGTTTATTTTCACGACTTAAGTTTTTAG
- the cas7i gene encoding type I-B CRISPR-associated protein Cas7/Cst2/DevR — MSLKIQGFILIDVDVVALNNAGKSNSSNFDNAMATKKIYKNGKAYTYVSGQAWRYWWRDTLQKNYGWDLSPVIRDKKIAFTAANPITFADDDVFGYMKAAKEVKTDDQGEPVLSKGGKEQKVDVTVTRSSPLRNSAIISVAATRTVENWSSMARQEGDSVPYSKEEYSAVMKGMFSLDMGQVGTFASYNKTGFKNLTEKLRAEALAGGATELADPFVKDGKGNAHQLVQLPKEVRIQRMKDTIGALKTISGGAMQTNNMADVTPKFIVLATTTTGNHPFSHIAKNGGAYQENAELNIAGLEEVLTDYKEQLKGTVYIGKRNGFMDEYHEVLQALADKFDNVELCSVNQAIDQYCAQVENQVE; from the coding sequence ATGAGCTTAAAAATACAAGGTTTTATATTGATTGATGTAGATGTGGTGGCGTTGAACAATGCGGGAAAAAGTAACTCTAGTAACTTTGACAATGCAATGGCTACCAAAAAGATTTACAAGAATGGCAAAGCTTACACTTATGTGTCGGGGCAAGCCTGGCGTTATTGGTGGCGCGATACGCTTCAAAAAAACTATGGCTGGGATTTATCGCCTGTAATCAGAGATAAGAAAATTGCTTTTACGGCCGCCAACCCTATTACATTTGCCGATGATGATGTGTTTGGGTATATGAAAGCTGCCAAGGAGGTAAAAACAGATGATCAAGGGGAGCCTGTGCTTAGTAAGGGGGGCAAAGAGCAAAAAGTAGATGTAACGGTTACCAGAAGTTCGCCGCTCAGAAACTCTGCCATTATATCGGTGGCAGCTACCCGCACTGTCGAAAACTGGTCGAGTATGGCGCGTCAAGAGGGGGACTCGGTGCCTTATAGCAAAGAAGAATACAGTGCGGTGATGAAGGGGATGTTTTCGTTGGATATGGGGCAGGTAGGTACTTTTGCCAGTTATAACAAAACGGGGTTTAAAAATCTGACGGAGAAACTGAGGGCTGAGGCTTTGGCGGGTGGAGCCACTGAACTGGCCGACCCTTTTGTAAAAGATGGCAAGGGCAATGCGCACCAATTGGTACAATTGCCCAAAGAGGTAAGGATACAACGAATGAAGGACACCATTGGGGCACTCAAAACTATTTCGGGGGGGGCAATGCAAACCAATAATATGGCAGATGTAACGCCTAAGTTTATTGTATTGGCAACTACTACCACTGGCAATCACCCTTTTTCGCACATTGCCAAAAACGGGGGGGCTTACCAAGAAAATGCAGAACTCAATATTGCGGGTTTAGAGGAGGTGTTGACAGATTATAAGGAGCAGTTGAAAGGTACAGTGTATATAGGAAAGCGCAATGGTTTTATGGATGAGTACCATGAAGTGTTGCAAGCATTGGCAGACAAGTTTGACAACGTAGAATTATGTTCGGTCAATCAGGCCATTGACCAATATTGTGCTCAGGTAGAAAACCAGGTGGAATAA
- a CDS encoding type I-B CRISPR-associated protein Cas8b1/Cst1, translated as MKKTIENIAYKWLTKPTGDPFVDVGGVVMDYFARLHPGKDVLGLIESMTDIYVNNWSGKLNAFFLNSTITQPAFKGQKKIDETLKYFKELIQDKRAFQEGYCRITGRKTKLFYAGRDNHILSGSGTFINFHSAFESGLTLSKEVLIRIFFVPFGLLQVSDKIALIQSNDLEVSKYFVLKNCQENIQGIATGASEGVLKSSLKNPASALFGFIDDCVSDLKTVVDDRSKLKDIAFNIYHFTNFGASPEVQLYHLHSTAFRFYLTCLNPRYRDDWQGFVSAHYHNSKFKNIKFNRTSAVWEDKTKVAKYGEYKNWSNSIYNKLLLNQPILAEILNWSKKYPFNFKIVEIYQTHIRNMDKHTLNKIKELADFVIRQKEEDKIKRTITRLRGCKSTHEVRQVLLKWVGQHYQNGEQTPLITLEEYTQYLFPEGINWREIRDLLLIGIYQKLHEHQMQIALESSEGDKEEETETINQ; from the coding sequence ATGAAAAAAACAATTGAAAACATAGCGTATAAGTGGCTTACTAAACCTACAGGGGACCCTTTTGTAGATGTGGGGGGCGTGGTGATGGACTACTTTGCCCGCCTGCACCCAGGTAAAGACGTGTTGGGTTTGATTGAAAGCATGACCGATATATACGTAAATAACTGGTCGGGCAAACTCAATGCTTTTTTCTTGAACTCTACGATTACCCAACCGGCTTTTAAGGGGCAAAAGAAAATAGATGAAACGCTGAAGTATTTTAAAGAACTGATCCAAGACAAGAGAGCGTTTCAGGAGGGGTATTGTAGGATAACGGGCCGAAAAACCAAGTTATTTTATGCGGGTAGAGACAACCATATTTTGTCGGGTTCGGGCACGTTTATCAATTTTCATTCGGCTTTTGAGAGTGGTTTGACTTTGTCGAAGGAGGTGCTCATTCGCATATTTTTCGTGCCTTTTGGCTTGCTACAGGTAAGCGACAAAATTGCGCTTATTCAAAGTAATGACCTTGAGGTAAGTAAATACTTTGTGTTGAAAAATTGCCAGGAAAATATACAGGGCATTGCCACTGGTGCTTCGGAAGGGGTGCTGAAGTCAAGTTTGAAAAACCCTGCCAGTGCTTTGTTTGGCTTTATTGATGATTGTGTGAGTGATTTGAAAACAGTGGTTGATGACAGGTCAAAGCTCAAAGACATTGCTTTTAACATCTATCATTTTACCAATTTTGGCGCAAGCCCTGAAGTACAACTCTATCACCTCCACTCTACGGCCTTTAGGTTTTACCTGACGTGCCTCAACCCTCGTTACCGAGACGATTGGCAAGGGTTTGTAAGTGCGCATTATCATAATAGCAAATTTAAGAATATCAAGTTCAATCGTACCAGCGCTGTTTGGGAGGATAAAACCAAGGTGGCAAAGTATGGCGAATACAAAAACTGGAGCAACTCCATTTACAACAAGTTGCTGCTCAACCAACCTATCTTAGCAGAGATACTCAACTGGAGTAAAAAATACCCCTTTAATTTTAAGATTGTTGAAATTTACCAAACTCATATCAGAAATATGGACAAGCATACGCTGAATAAAATTAAGGAACTCGCCGATTTTGTGATCCGGCAAAAAGAAGAGGACAAAATAAAGCGTACTATTACGCGCCTGAGGGGATGCAAAAGCACCCATGAAGTGCGTCAGGTGCTATTGAAATGGGTAGGGCAACATTACCAGAATGGCGAACAAACCCCACTCATTACCTTAGAGGAGTATACTCAATACCTTTTTCCTGAGGGAATTAATTGGCGGGAAATCAGGGATTTGTTGCTGATAGGTATTTATCAAAAGCTGCACGAGCACCAAATGCAAATAGCCCTGGAGTCGTCGGAAGGTGATAAAGAAGAAGAAACCGAAACTATAAACCAATAA
- the cas6 gene encoding CRISPR-associated endoribonuclease Cas6 — protein MRFRLTLRRLSTPCNIPINYQSYISANIYRLLELADAQYAAFLHDKGYEGEGKRFKYFTFGQLKIPRGKWQMRESRMLINAPVVHLETSFLVDKTVEKFVAGVFQDQHLYINDAFAHNDFLIEQIEMLPTVAFGEMMRFSCQSPLIITRKNKHNKHCTYLAPGDALYHEIFIENLRSKHQTYLSQQLPHNGSNTQIPPQLEVLNNGKMSSKLITLKPWLKQGIKVKGCLFDFELTAPPEMLKVGFYGGFGSNCAQGFGMVEVI, from the coding sequence ATGCGATTTCGTCTTACCTTAAGGAGGCTGTCTACTCCTTGCAATATTCCTATCAATTACCAATCTTATATTTCGGCAAATATTTATCGTTTGCTTGAGCTTGCTGATGCCCAATATGCGGCTTTTCTGCACGACAAAGGCTATGAAGGCGAGGGAAAGAGGTTTAAGTATTTCACTTTTGGGCAGTTGAAGATTCCACGCGGAAAGTGGCAAATGAGAGAAAGCAGAATGCTTATCAATGCACCTGTTGTTCACCTTGAGACTTCGTTTTTGGTGGATAAAACCGTAGAAAAGTTTGTGGCGGGTGTTTTTCAAGACCAGCACTTATACATCAATGATGCTTTTGCCCACAATGACTTTTTGATAGAGCAAATAGAGATGTTGCCGACAGTGGCGTTTGGTGAAATGATGCGCTTTAGCTGCCAATCGCCCTTGATCATTACCCGCAAAAACAAGCATAATAAACATTGTACTTACCTGGCTCCTGGCGATGCGTTGTACCATGAAATTTTTATAGAAAACCTGCGTAGTAAGCATCAAACCTACCTGAGTCAACAACTCCCCCACAATGGGTCAAATACTCAGATACCCCCCCAACTAGAGGTGCTTAACAATGGCAAGATGAGCTCTAAACTTATTACGCTCAAGCCTTGGCTAAAGCAAGGAATCAAGGTTAAAGGTTGTTTGTTTGACTTTGAGCTCACGGCTCCTCCTGAAATGCTCAAAGTAGGGTTTTATGGAGGCTTTGGGAGTAATTGTGCTCAAGGTTTTGGGATGGTGGAGGTGATATAA